Proteins encoded by one window of Nicotiana tabacum cultivar K326 chromosome 10, ASM71507v2, whole genome shotgun sequence:
- the LOC107776032 gene encoding protein root UVB sensitive 5-like isoform X1, translated as MPFSLQFNYPIFSISCSHQLTLYNTIKNQPFKFLCTSPQSEEAAKDSSGYEKENGKGHVILVEKYRNGTSKRYIIDNDSEIKMFLEEHVPGTIGSQHLEIPVTELSWLPKVIKDFVLPAGFPDTVTDDYLDYMLLQFPTNVTGWICHTLVTSSLLKAVGVGSFSGTSAAASAAAIRWVSKDGIGAVGRFFIGGRFGNLFDDDPKQWRMYADFIGSAGSIFDLCTPLYPSYFLPLASLGNLAKAVARGLKDPSFRVIQNHFAITGNLGDVAAKEEVWEVAAELVGLALGILALDTPGISKSYPTLALTWLSVRILHLWFRYQSLSVLQFNTINLKRARILVNSHVLHHTVPGIDECNRMESILLWQRFLRPRIIFEVSLEDMLDRGKYKSMQIKQLLNLYKEEKYFLVVNQQKPRDFEVFVSFKEGATSLSVLRSVWQTYWLYQNWGWSDNIFDRLEQSLVELKHKFPDLLQQLIEAGWNTNNLSLKVPKEMSIEELPAL; from the exons ATGCCTTTTTCTCTGCAATTCAACTACCCAATCTTCAGCATTTCATGTTCCCATCAGTTAACACTTTACAATACTATTAAAAATCAACCCTTTAAATTCTTGTGCACTTCTCCACAATCTGAAGAAGCTGCAAAAGACTCGTCTGGGTATGAAaa GGAAAATGGTAAAGGGCATGTAATTCTGGTGGAGAAGTACAGGAATGGAACTTCAAAAAG GTACATTATAGATAATGACTCTGAAATAAAAATGTTTCTTGAGGAGCATGTGCCCGGAACTATTGGATCCCAACATCTTGAAATCCCTGTCACGGAGTTATCTTGGCTCCCTAAGGTTATCAAGGATTTTGTATTACCAGCAGGTTTTCCAG ATACAGTTACAGATGATTACTTGGACTACATGTTGCTTCAGTTCCCAACCAATGTAACTGGGTGGATTTGTCATACGCTGGTGACGTCAAGCCTCTTAAAG GCTGTTGGAGTGGGATCTTTTTCCGGAACTTCTGCAGCTGCTTCTGCTGCTGCCATCAG ATGGGTTTCAAAGGATGGCATTGGTGCCGTTGGACGCTTTTTTATTG GTGGGCGGTTCGGCAATCTTTTTGATGATGATCCTAAACAGTGGCGTATGTATGCAGATTTCATCGGCAGTGCAGGAAG TATATTTGATCTCTGTACCCCTCTCTATCCGTCTTATTTCCTACCTTTAGCATCTCTTGGAAATCTTGCCAAG GCCGTAGCAAGAGGGCTAAAGGACCCTTCATTCCGGGTTATACAAAACCACTTTGCTATCACTGGAAATTTGGGAGACGTAGCAGCAAAG GAGGAAGTTTGGGAAGTAGCTGCTGAGCTGGTAGGTCTTGCTCTCGGCATACTAGCCTTG GATACACCTGGTATCTCAAAGTCTTATCCTACATTGGCACTAACATGGTTAAGCGTGCGGATCTTACATCTTTGGTTTCGCTATCAGTCTCTTTCAGTTCTGCAATTCAACACG ATAAATCTCAAGCGGGCTCGAATATTAGTGAACTCCCATGTTTTACACCATACAGTTCCAG GAATCGATGAATGCAATAGGATGGAGAGCATCTTATTGTGGCaaagatttttaaggcctcgaattATTTTTGAGGTATCTTTGGAGGATATGCTCGATAGGGGCAAATACAAATCCATG CAGATCAAGCAACTCCTTAATCTGTACAAGGAGGAgaaatattttcttgtagtaaatCAGCAAAAGCCAAGAGATTTTGAGGTCTTTGTATCTTTCAAG GAAGGAGCCACAAGCCTATCAGTGTTACGAAGCGTATGGCAAACCTACTGGctatatcaaaactggggctggtCGGACAATATCTTTGATCGGCTTGAGCAAAGTTTGGTAGAATTGAAGCATAAGTTTCCTGATCTATTACAACAACTAATTGAAGCTGGATGGAATACAAATAATTTAAGTTTAAAGGTCCCCAAAGAAATGTCGATTGAGGAGCTTCCTGCACTGTAA
- the LOC107776032 gene encoding protein root UVB sensitive 5-like isoform X5 has product MFLEEHVPGTIGSQHLEIPVTELSWLPKVIKDFVLPAGFPDTVTDDYLDYMLLQFPTNVTGWICHTLVTSSLLKAVGVGSFSGTSAAASAAAIRWVSKDGIGAVGRFFIGGRFGNLFDDDPKQWRMYADFIGSAGSIFDLCTPLYPSYFLPLASLGNLAKAVARGLKDPSFRVIQNHFAITGNLGDVAAKEEVWEVAAELVGLALGILALDTPGISKSYPTLALTWLSVRILHLWFRYQSLSVLQFNTINLKRARILVNSHVLHHTVPGIDECNRMESILLWQRFLRPRIIFEVSLEDMLDRGKYKSMQIKQLLNLYKEEKYFLVVNQQKPRDFEVFVSFKEGATSLSVLRSVWQTYWLYQNWGWSDNIFDRLEQSLVELKHKFPDLLQQLIEAGWNTNNLSLKVPKEMSIEELPAL; this is encoded by the exons ATGTTTCTTGAGGAGCATGTGCCCGGAACTATTGGATCCCAACATCTTGAAATCCCTGTCACGGAGTTATCTTGGCTCCCTAAGGTTATCAAGGATTTTGTATTACCAGCAGGTTTTCCAG ATACAGTTACAGATGATTACTTGGACTACATGTTGCTTCAGTTCCCAACCAATGTAACTGGGTGGATTTGTCATACGCTGGTGACGTCAAGCCTCTTAAAG GCTGTTGGAGTGGGATCTTTTTCCGGAACTTCTGCAGCTGCTTCTGCTGCTGCCATCAG ATGGGTTTCAAAGGATGGCATTGGTGCCGTTGGACGCTTTTTTATTG GTGGGCGGTTCGGCAATCTTTTTGATGATGATCCTAAACAGTGGCGTATGTATGCAGATTTCATCGGCAGTGCAGGAAG TATATTTGATCTCTGTACCCCTCTCTATCCGTCTTATTTCCTACCTTTAGCATCTCTTGGAAATCTTGCCAAG GCCGTAGCAAGAGGGCTAAAGGACCCTTCATTCCGGGTTATACAAAACCACTTTGCTATCACTGGAAATTTGGGAGACGTAGCAGCAAAG GAGGAAGTTTGGGAAGTAGCTGCTGAGCTGGTAGGTCTTGCTCTCGGCATACTAGCCTTG GATACACCTGGTATCTCAAAGTCTTATCCTACATTGGCACTAACATGGTTAAGCGTGCGGATCTTACATCTTTGGTTTCGCTATCAGTCTCTTTCAGTTCTGCAATTCAACACG ATAAATCTCAAGCGGGCTCGAATATTAGTGAACTCCCATGTTTTACACCATACAGTTCCAG GAATCGATGAATGCAATAGGATGGAGAGCATCTTATTGTGGCaaagatttttaaggcctcgaattATTTTTGAGGTATCTTTGGAGGATATGCTCGATAGGGGCAAATACAAATCCATG CAGATCAAGCAACTCCTTAATCTGTACAAGGAGGAgaaatattttcttgtagtaaatCAGCAAAAGCCAAGAGATTTTGAGGTCTTTGTATCTTTCAAG GAAGGAGCCACAAGCCTATCAGTGTTACGAAGCGTATGGCAAACCTACTGGctatatcaaaactggggctggtCGGACAATATCTTTGATCGGCTTGAGCAAAGTTTGGTAGAATTGAAGCATAAGTTTCCTGATCTATTACAACAACTAATTGAAGCTGGATGGAATACAAATAATTTAAGTTTAAAGGTCCCCAAAGAAATGTCGATTGAGGAGCTTCCTGCACTGTAA
- the LOC107776032 gene encoding protein root UVB sensitive 5-like isoform X2: MPFSLQFNYPIFSISCSHQLTLYNTIKNQPFKFLCTSPQSEEAAKDSSGYEKENGKGHVILVEKYRNGTSKRYIIDNDSEIKMFLEEHVPGTIGSQHLEIPVTELSWLPKVIKDFVLPAGFPDTVTDDYLDYMLLQFPTNVTGWICHTLVTSSLLKAVGVGSFSGTSAAASAAAIRWVSKDGIGAVGRFFIGGRFGNLFDDDPKQWRMYADFIGSAGSIFDLCTPLYPSYFLPLASLGNLAKAVARGLKDPSFRVIQNHFAITGNLGDVAAKEEVWEVAAELVGLALGILALDTPGISKSYPTLALTWLSVRILHLWFRYQSLSVLQFNTINLKRARILVNSHVLHHTVPGIDECNRMESILLWQRFLRPRIIFEVSLEDMLDRGKYKSMIKQLLNLYKEEKYFLVVNQQKPRDFEVFVSFKEGATSLSVLRSVWQTYWLYQNWGWSDNIFDRLEQSLVELKHKFPDLLQQLIEAGWNTNNLSLKVPKEMSIEELPAL, encoded by the exons ATGCCTTTTTCTCTGCAATTCAACTACCCAATCTTCAGCATTTCATGTTCCCATCAGTTAACACTTTACAATACTATTAAAAATCAACCCTTTAAATTCTTGTGCACTTCTCCACAATCTGAAGAAGCTGCAAAAGACTCGTCTGGGTATGAAaa GGAAAATGGTAAAGGGCATGTAATTCTGGTGGAGAAGTACAGGAATGGAACTTCAAAAAG GTACATTATAGATAATGACTCTGAAATAAAAATGTTTCTTGAGGAGCATGTGCCCGGAACTATTGGATCCCAACATCTTGAAATCCCTGTCACGGAGTTATCTTGGCTCCCTAAGGTTATCAAGGATTTTGTATTACCAGCAGGTTTTCCAG ATACAGTTACAGATGATTACTTGGACTACATGTTGCTTCAGTTCCCAACCAATGTAACTGGGTGGATTTGTCATACGCTGGTGACGTCAAGCCTCTTAAAG GCTGTTGGAGTGGGATCTTTTTCCGGAACTTCTGCAGCTGCTTCTGCTGCTGCCATCAG ATGGGTTTCAAAGGATGGCATTGGTGCCGTTGGACGCTTTTTTATTG GTGGGCGGTTCGGCAATCTTTTTGATGATGATCCTAAACAGTGGCGTATGTATGCAGATTTCATCGGCAGTGCAGGAAG TATATTTGATCTCTGTACCCCTCTCTATCCGTCTTATTTCCTACCTTTAGCATCTCTTGGAAATCTTGCCAAG GCCGTAGCAAGAGGGCTAAAGGACCCTTCATTCCGGGTTATACAAAACCACTTTGCTATCACTGGAAATTTGGGAGACGTAGCAGCAAAG GAGGAAGTTTGGGAAGTAGCTGCTGAGCTGGTAGGTCTTGCTCTCGGCATACTAGCCTTG GATACACCTGGTATCTCAAAGTCTTATCCTACATTGGCACTAACATGGTTAAGCGTGCGGATCTTACATCTTTGGTTTCGCTATCAGTCTCTTTCAGTTCTGCAATTCAACACG ATAAATCTCAAGCGGGCTCGAATATTAGTGAACTCCCATGTTTTACACCATACAGTTCCAG GAATCGATGAATGCAATAGGATGGAGAGCATCTTATTGTGGCaaagatttttaaggcctcgaattATTTTTGAGGTATCTTTGGAGGATATGCTCGATAGGGGCAAATACAAATCCATG ATCAAGCAACTCCTTAATCTGTACAAGGAGGAgaaatattttcttgtagtaaatCAGCAAAAGCCAAGAGATTTTGAGGTCTTTGTATCTTTCAAG GAAGGAGCCACAAGCCTATCAGTGTTACGAAGCGTATGGCAAACCTACTGGctatatcaaaactggggctggtCGGACAATATCTTTGATCGGCTTGAGCAAAGTTTGGTAGAATTGAAGCATAAGTTTCCTGATCTATTACAACAACTAATTGAAGCTGGATGGAATACAAATAATTTAAGTTTAAAGGTCCCCAAAGAAATGTCGATTGAGGAGCTTCCTGCACTGTAA
- the LOC107776032 gene encoding protein root UVB sensitive 5-like isoform X4, whose amino-acid sequence MPFSLQFNYPIFSISCSHQLTLYNTIKNQPFKFLCTSPQSEEAAKDSSGENGKGHVILVEKYRNGTSKRYIIDNDSEIKMFLEEHVPGTIGSQHLEIPVTELSWLPKVIKDFVLPAGFPDTVTDDYLDYMLLQFPTNVTGWICHTLVTSSLLKAVGVGSFSGTSAAASAAAIRWVSKDGIGAVGRFFIGGRFGNLFDDDPKQWRMYADFIGSAGSIFDLCTPLYPSYFLPLASLGNLAKAVARGLKDPSFRVIQNHFAITGNLGDVAAKEEVWEVAAELVGLALGILALDTPGISKSYPTLALTWLSVRILHLWFRYQSLSVLQFNTINLKRARILVNSHVLHHTVPGIDECNRMESILLWQRFLRPRIIFEVSLEDMLDRGKYKSMIKQLLNLYKEEKYFLVVNQQKPRDFEVFVSFKEGATSLSVLRSVWQTYWLYQNWGWSDNIFDRLEQSLVELKHKFPDLLQQLIEAGWNTNNLSLKVPKEMSIEELPAL is encoded by the exons ATGCCTTTTTCTCTGCAATTCAACTACCCAATCTTCAGCATTTCATGTTCCCATCAGTTAACACTTTACAATACTATTAAAAATCAACCCTTTAAATTCTTGTGCACTTCTCCACAATCTGAAGAAGCTGCAAAAGACTCGTCTGG GGAAAATGGTAAAGGGCATGTAATTCTGGTGGAGAAGTACAGGAATGGAACTTCAAAAAG GTACATTATAGATAATGACTCTGAAATAAAAATGTTTCTTGAGGAGCATGTGCCCGGAACTATTGGATCCCAACATCTTGAAATCCCTGTCACGGAGTTATCTTGGCTCCCTAAGGTTATCAAGGATTTTGTATTACCAGCAGGTTTTCCAG ATACAGTTACAGATGATTACTTGGACTACATGTTGCTTCAGTTCCCAACCAATGTAACTGGGTGGATTTGTCATACGCTGGTGACGTCAAGCCTCTTAAAG GCTGTTGGAGTGGGATCTTTTTCCGGAACTTCTGCAGCTGCTTCTGCTGCTGCCATCAG ATGGGTTTCAAAGGATGGCATTGGTGCCGTTGGACGCTTTTTTATTG GTGGGCGGTTCGGCAATCTTTTTGATGATGATCCTAAACAGTGGCGTATGTATGCAGATTTCATCGGCAGTGCAGGAAG TATATTTGATCTCTGTACCCCTCTCTATCCGTCTTATTTCCTACCTTTAGCATCTCTTGGAAATCTTGCCAAG GCCGTAGCAAGAGGGCTAAAGGACCCTTCATTCCGGGTTATACAAAACCACTTTGCTATCACTGGAAATTTGGGAGACGTAGCAGCAAAG GAGGAAGTTTGGGAAGTAGCTGCTGAGCTGGTAGGTCTTGCTCTCGGCATACTAGCCTTG GATACACCTGGTATCTCAAAGTCTTATCCTACATTGGCACTAACATGGTTAAGCGTGCGGATCTTACATCTTTGGTTTCGCTATCAGTCTCTTTCAGTTCTGCAATTCAACACG ATAAATCTCAAGCGGGCTCGAATATTAGTGAACTCCCATGTTTTACACCATACAGTTCCAG GAATCGATGAATGCAATAGGATGGAGAGCATCTTATTGTGGCaaagatttttaaggcctcgaattATTTTTGAGGTATCTTTGGAGGATATGCTCGATAGGGGCAAATACAAATCCATG ATCAAGCAACTCCTTAATCTGTACAAGGAGGAgaaatattttcttgtagtaaatCAGCAAAAGCCAAGAGATTTTGAGGTCTTTGTATCTTTCAAG GAAGGAGCCACAAGCCTATCAGTGTTACGAAGCGTATGGCAAACCTACTGGctatatcaaaactggggctggtCGGACAATATCTTTGATCGGCTTGAGCAAAGTTTGGTAGAATTGAAGCATAAGTTTCCTGATCTATTACAACAACTAATTGAAGCTGGATGGAATACAAATAATTTAAGTTTAAAGGTCCCCAAAGAAATGTCGATTGAGGAGCTTCCTGCACTGTAA
- the LOC107776032 gene encoding protein root UVB sensitive 5-like isoform X3 — MPFSLQFNYPIFSISCSHQLTLYNTIKNQPFKFLCTSPQSEEAAKDSSGENGKGHVILVEKYRNGTSKRYIIDNDSEIKMFLEEHVPGTIGSQHLEIPVTELSWLPKVIKDFVLPAGFPDTVTDDYLDYMLLQFPTNVTGWICHTLVTSSLLKAVGVGSFSGTSAAASAAAIRWVSKDGIGAVGRFFIGGRFGNLFDDDPKQWRMYADFIGSAGSIFDLCTPLYPSYFLPLASLGNLAKAVARGLKDPSFRVIQNHFAITGNLGDVAAKEEVWEVAAELVGLALGILALDTPGISKSYPTLALTWLSVRILHLWFRYQSLSVLQFNTINLKRARILVNSHVLHHTVPGIDECNRMESILLWQRFLRPRIIFEVSLEDMLDRGKYKSMQIKQLLNLYKEEKYFLVVNQQKPRDFEVFVSFKEGATSLSVLRSVWQTYWLYQNWGWSDNIFDRLEQSLVELKHKFPDLLQQLIEAGWNTNNLSLKVPKEMSIEELPAL, encoded by the exons ATGCCTTTTTCTCTGCAATTCAACTACCCAATCTTCAGCATTTCATGTTCCCATCAGTTAACACTTTACAATACTATTAAAAATCAACCCTTTAAATTCTTGTGCACTTCTCCACAATCTGAAGAAGCTGCAAAAGACTCGTCTGG GGAAAATGGTAAAGGGCATGTAATTCTGGTGGAGAAGTACAGGAATGGAACTTCAAAAAG GTACATTATAGATAATGACTCTGAAATAAAAATGTTTCTTGAGGAGCATGTGCCCGGAACTATTGGATCCCAACATCTTGAAATCCCTGTCACGGAGTTATCTTGGCTCCCTAAGGTTATCAAGGATTTTGTATTACCAGCAGGTTTTCCAG ATACAGTTACAGATGATTACTTGGACTACATGTTGCTTCAGTTCCCAACCAATGTAACTGGGTGGATTTGTCATACGCTGGTGACGTCAAGCCTCTTAAAG GCTGTTGGAGTGGGATCTTTTTCCGGAACTTCTGCAGCTGCTTCTGCTGCTGCCATCAG ATGGGTTTCAAAGGATGGCATTGGTGCCGTTGGACGCTTTTTTATTG GTGGGCGGTTCGGCAATCTTTTTGATGATGATCCTAAACAGTGGCGTATGTATGCAGATTTCATCGGCAGTGCAGGAAG TATATTTGATCTCTGTACCCCTCTCTATCCGTCTTATTTCCTACCTTTAGCATCTCTTGGAAATCTTGCCAAG GCCGTAGCAAGAGGGCTAAAGGACCCTTCATTCCGGGTTATACAAAACCACTTTGCTATCACTGGAAATTTGGGAGACGTAGCAGCAAAG GAGGAAGTTTGGGAAGTAGCTGCTGAGCTGGTAGGTCTTGCTCTCGGCATACTAGCCTTG GATACACCTGGTATCTCAAAGTCTTATCCTACATTGGCACTAACATGGTTAAGCGTGCGGATCTTACATCTTTGGTTTCGCTATCAGTCTCTTTCAGTTCTGCAATTCAACACG ATAAATCTCAAGCGGGCTCGAATATTAGTGAACTCCCATGTTTTACACCATACAGTTCCAG GAATCGATGAATGCAATAGGATGGAGAGCATCTTATTGTGGCaaagatttttaaggcctcgaattATTTTTGAGGTATCTTTGGAGGATATGCTCGATAGGGGCAAATACAAATCCATG CAGATCAAGCAACTCCTTAATCTGTACAAGGAGGAgaaatattttcttgtagtaaatCAGCAAAAGCCAAGAGATTTTGAGGTCTTTGTATCTTTCAAG GAAGGAGCCACAAGCCTATCAGTGTTACGAAGCGTATGGCAAACCTACTGGctatatcaaaactggggctggtCGGACAATATCTTTGATCGGCTTGAGCAAAGTTTGGTAGAATTGAAGCATAAGTTTCCTGATCTATTACAACAACTAATTGAAGCTGGATGGAATACAAATAATTTAAGTTTAAAGGTCCCCAAAGAAATGTCGATTGAGGAGCTTCCTGCACTGTAA
- the LOC107776032 gene encoding protein root UVB sensitive 5-like isoform X6: MFLEEHVPGTIGSQHLEIPVTELSWLPKVIKDFVLPAGFPDTVTDDYLDYMLLQFPTNVTGWICHTLVTSSLLKAVGVGSFSGTSAAASAAAIRWVSKDGIGAVGRFFIGGRFGNLFDDDPKQWRMYADFIGSAGSIFDLCTPLYPSYFLPLASLGNLAKAVARGLKDPSFRVIQNHFAITGNLGDVAAKEEVWEVAAELVGLALGILALDTPGISKSYPTLALTWLSVRILHLWFRYQSLSVLQFNTINLKRARILVNSHVLHHTVPGIDECNRMESILLWQRFLRPRIIFEVSLEDMLDRGKYKSMIKQLLNLYKEEKYFLVVNQQKPRDFEVFVSFKEGATSLSVLRSVWQTYWLYQNWGWSDNIFDRLEQSLVELKHKFPDLLQQLIEAGWNTNNLSLKVPKEMSIEELPAL, translated from the exons ATGTTTCTTGAGGAGCATGTGCCCGGAACTATTGGATCCCAACATCTTGAAATCCCTGTCACGGAGTTATCTTGGCTCCCTAAGGTTATCAAGGATTTTGTATTACCAGCAGGTTTTCCAG ATACAGTTACAGATGATTACTTGGACTACATGTTGCTTCAGTTCCCAACCAATGTAACTGGGTGGATTTGTCATACGCTGGTGACGTCAAGCCTCTTAAAG GCTGTTGGAGTGGGATCTTTTTCCGGAACTTCTGCAGCTGCTTCTGCTGCTGCCATCAG ATGGGTTTCAAAGGATGGCATTGGTGCCGTTGGACGCTTTTTTATTG GTGGGCGGTTCGGCAATCTTTTTGATGATGATCCTAAACAGTGGCGTATGTATGCAGATTTCATCGGCAGTGCAGGAAG TATATTTGATCTCTGTACCCCTCTCTATCCGTCTTATTTCCTACCTTTAGCATCTCTTGGAAATCTTGCCAAG GCCGTAGCAAGAGGGCTAAAGGACCCTTCATTCCGGGTTATACAAAACCACTTTGCTATCACTGGAAATTTGGGAGACGTAGCAGCAAAG GAGGAAGTTTGGGAAGTAGCTGCTGAGCTGGTAGGTCTTGCTCTCGGCATACTAGCCTTG GATACACCTGGTATCTCAAAGTCTTATCCTACATTGGCACTAACATGGTTAAGCGTGCGGATCTTACATCTTTGGTTTCGCTATCAGTCTCTTTCAGTTCTGCAATTCAACACG ATAAATCTCAAGCGGGCTCGAATATTAGTGAACTCCCATGTTTTACACCATACAGTTCCAG GAATCGATGAATGCAATAGGATGGAGAGCATCTTATTGTGGCaaagatttttaaggcctcgaattATTTTTGAGGTATCTTTGGAGGATATGCTCGATAGGGGCAAATACAAATCCATG ATCAAGCAACTCCTTAATCTGTACAAGGAGGAgaaatattttcttgtagtaaatCAGCAAAAGCCAAGAGATTTTGAGGTCTTTGTATCTTTCAAG GAAGGAGCCACAAGCCTATCAGTGTTACGAAGCGTATGGCAAACCTACTGGctatatcaaaactggggctggtCGGACAATATCTTTGATCGGCTTGAGCAAAGTTTGGTAGAATTGAAGCATAAGTTTCCTGATCTATTACAACAACTAATTGAAGCTGGATGGAATACAAATAATTTAAGTTTAAAGGTCCCCAAAGAAATGTCGATTGAGGAGCTTCCTGCACTGTAA